In Acropora palmata chromosome 7, jaAcrPala1.3, whole genome shotgun sequence, one genomic interval encodes:
- the LOC141885875 gene encoding protein max-like yields MSDEEKEIDIESEEEGTENGEETQFMSQADKRAHHNALERKRRDHIKDSFAHLRDSIPSLQGEKASRAQILNKATDYIQFMRRKNHSHQTDIDDLKKQNGILDQQVRALEKARNSGQLNIEVTATLLNATDNLLGSSTSGEGLLDGSLKQDGHSTGSLNNNAEITSDDEYSNRAKRRKRDI; encoded by the exons ATGAGCGACGAGGAAAAGGAAATCGACATCGAAAGCGAAGAG GAAGGAACTGAAAATGGCGAAGAAACTCAGTTCATGTCTCAG gcaGATAAACGAGCACATCATAATGCTTTAGAGAGGAAGAGGCGAGATCACATAAAAGACAGCTTTGCTCATCTACGAGATTCGATCCCATCACTTCAAGGGGAAAAA GCATCAAGGGCACAGATTCTTAACAAGGCAACTGATTATATTCAGTTTATGAGAAGAAAAAACCATTCACATCAA ACTGACATAGATGATcttaaaaagcaaaatggcATCCTTGACCAACAAG TACGAGCTTTAGAAAAAGCAAGAAACTCAGGGCAGCTTAATATCGAAGTAACAGCTACACTACTTAATGCAACAGACAACTTGCTAGGTTCTTCTACTTCTGGTGAAGGATTATTGGATGGAAGCCTAAAACAGGATGGCCATTCTACTGGTTCCTTGAACAACAATGCAGAAATTACGTCAGATGACGAGTACAGCAACAGAGCTAAAAGGAGGAAGCGTGACATTTAA
- the LOC141885876 gene encoding protein phosphatase 1 regulatory subunit 27-like — MDRRVKFPHDLVFHDMVKDGDPSEMSNFLKRPSVDTQMLVNTQGGKSNPDFHQLVKDGNLKCVRMLVTLGADVNMQDEQGCTSLHHSVNGGHIAVTKFLLRSGANPDISNADGEFPVDLTDDFDLIEMLVKYSPEEKRRKSLAATK, encoded by the coding sequence ATGGACCGAAGGGTAAAGTTTCCACACGACTTGGTATTCCACGATATGGTTAAAGATGGCGACCCGTCGGAAATGTCCAATTTTTTGAAACGGCCAAGTGTGGACACGCAAATGTTAGTGAACACCCAAGGCGGAAAAAGCAATCCAGATTTTCATCAACTTGTGAAAGATGGTAACTTAAAATGTGTGCGAATGCTTGTAACGTTAGGTGCTGATGTAAATATGCAGGACGAACAAGGGTGTACATCGCTTCACCACAGTGTAAATGGTGGGCACATTGCGGTCACAAAGTTTCTGCTTCGAAGCGGAGCCAATCCCGATATAAGCAACGCCGATGGTGAATTTCCAGTCGATTTAACAGACGATTTCGATCTGATTGAGATGCTGGTAAAATATTCACCggaagagaaaagaagaaagagttTAGCAGCGACTAAATAA
- the LOC141885865 gene encoding serine/threonine-protein phosphatase 5-like isoform X2: MADDKTTNGELSDDEVKADEYKLQANQFFKDGKYDEALSLYTKAIDLNPQVPAYYGNRSFCYIKTEYFGSALEDANKAIDLDKKYIKAYYRRASAYMALGKFKLSLKDYEMVTKFRPKDKDASLKYQECKKIVQRLAFEKAIAVDEKKSVANTVDLNSMVVEDDYDGPRLSEDGVTTEFVGYLIERFTNQKKIHKKYAYKILLEVKKIFETQPSMVDISIPENGKLTVCGDIHGQFYDLLNIFSLNGNPSAENPYLFNGDFVDRGSFSCEVIFTLFSFKLLYPDHFFMSRGNHESVYMNQMYGFEGEVKAKYTSDMADLFTEVYNWLPLCHLINKKVLVMHGGLFKRDDVKLEELRTIDRNRQPGEEGLMCELLWSDPQPQPGRSPSKRGSGIHFGPDVTKEFCKSNDLEYIIRSHEVKPEGFEVMHDGKCITVFSAPNYCDQMGNKGAFITMGSDVKPNFTSYDAVLFDLTMAC; encoded by the exons atggcGGATGACAAGACAACAAATGGCGAACTTTCTGATGATGAAGTGAAGGCTGATGAGTATAAATTACAAGCCAATCAATTCTTCAAAG atggGAAATATGATGAAGCACTCAGTCTTTACACCAAAGCCATTGACTTGAATCCTCAAGTGCCTGCCTATTATGGGAACAGAAGCTTCTGCTATATTAAGACCGAATACTTTGGTTCTGCTCTGGAAGATGCAAATAAAGCAATTGACTTGGATAAGAAATATATTAAG gCATACTACAGGAGAGCATCAGCTTACATGGCTCTtggaaaatttaaactaaGTCTCAAAGATTATGAAATG GTAACAAAATTTAGACCCAAGGACAAAGATGCTAGTCTCAAATACCAGGAATGCAAAAAGATTGTACAGCGGTTAGCATTTGAGAAGGCCATTGCAGTAGATGAGAAGAAATCAGTTGCCAATACTGTGGACTTGAACTCCATGG TTGTCGAAGATGACTATGATGGCCCAAGACTGAGTGAGGATGGGGTAACAACGGAGTTTGTCGGATATCtaatagagagatttacaAATCAAAAGAAGATACATAAGAAATATGCATACAAG ATTTTACTTGAGGtaaaaaagatatttgaaaCGCAACCATCAATGGTTGACATTTCAATTCcagag AATGGAAAGTTAACAGTGTGTGGTGACATCCATGGGCAATTTTATGATCTTTTAAATATCTTCAGTCTTAATGGAAACCCTTCTGCTGAAAATCCCTAT CTATTCAATGGTGACTTTGTAGATAGAGGATCCTTTTCGTGTGAAGTCATTTTCACACTCTTTAGTTTTAAACTCCTGTATCCTGACCACTTTTTTATGTCTCGAG GTAATCATGAAAGTGTCTACATGAATCAAATGTATGGATTTGAAGGAGAAGTTAAAGCAAAATA CACCTCAGATATGGCTGATCTTTTTACAGAAGTCTATAACTGGTTACCACTCTGTCACCTTATCAATAAAAAAGTATTG GTTATGCATGGCGGATTGTTTAAGCGGGATGACGTGAAGTTAGAAGAACTACGCACAATCGACAGAAACAGGCAGCCCGGTGAAGAGG gTTTGATGTGTGAATTATTATGGTCAGATCCCCAACCACAG CCTGGTCGTTCACCAAGTAAACGTGGAAGTGGCATACATTTTGGTCCTGATGTCACCAAAGAATTCTGTAAAAGCAACGATCTTG AGTACATCATTCGAAGTCATGAAGTCAAACCAGAGGGCTTTGAAGTGATGCATGATGGAAAATGTATAACTGTTTTCTCGGCACCGAATTACTG CGATCAAATGGGCAACAAGGGGGCATTTATCACCATGGGATCTGACGTGAAACCCAACTTCACAAGCTATGATGCTGTG TTATTTGACCTCACTATGGCctgttag
- the LOC141885865 gene encoding serine/threonine-protein phosphatase 5-like isoform X1 → MADDKTTNGELSDDEVKADEYKLQANQFFKDGKYDEALSLYTKAIDLNPQVPAYYGNRSFCYIKTEYFGSALEDANKAIDLDKKYIKAYYRRASAYMALGKFKLSLKDYEMVTKFRPKDKDASLKYQECKKIVQRLAFEKAIAVDEKKSVANTVDLNSMVVEDDYDGPRLSEDGVTTEFVGYLIERFTNQKKIHKKYAYKILLEVKKIFETQPSMVDISIPENGKLTVCGDIHGQFYDLLNIFSLNGNPSAENPYLFNGDFVDRGSFSCEVIFTLFSFKLLYPDHFFMSRGNHESVYMNQMYGFEGEVKAKYTSDMADLFTEVYNWLPLCHLINKKVLVMHGGLFKRDDVKLEELRTIDRNRQPGEEGLMCELLWSDPQPQPGRSPSKRGSGIHFGPDVTKEFCKSNDLEYIIRSHEVKPEGFEVMHDGKCITVFSAPNYCDQMGNKGAFITMGSDVKPNFTSYDAVPHPDVEPMAYANSFMSMFGFM, encoded by the exons atggcGGATGACAAGACAACAAATGGCGAACTTTCTGATGATGAAGTGAAGGCTGATGAGTATAAATTACAAGCCAATCAATTCTTCAAAG atggGAAATATGATGAAGCACTCAGTCTTTACACCAAAGCCATTGACTTGAATCCTCAAGTGCCTGCCTATTATGGGAACAGAAGCTTCTGCTATATTAAGACCGAATACTTTGGTTCTGCTCTGGAAGATGCAAATAAAGCAATTGACTTGGATAAGAAATATATTAAG gCATACTACAGGAGAGCATCAGCTTACATGGCTCTtggaaaatttaaactaaGTCTCAAAGATTATGAAATG GTAACAAAATTTAGACCCAAGGACAAAGATGCTAGTCTCAAATACCAGGAATGCAAAAAGATTGTACAGCGGTTAGCATTTGAGAAGGCCATTGCAGTAGATGAGAAGAAATCAGTTGCCAATACTGTGGACTTGAACTCCATGG TTGTCGAAGATGACTATGATGGCCCAAGACTGAGTGAGGATGGGGTAACAACGGAGTTTGTCGGATATCtaatagagagatttacaAATCAAAAGAAGATACATAAGAAATATGCATACAAG ATTTTACTTGAGGtaaaaaagatatttgaaaCGCAACCATCAATGGTTGACATTTCAATTCcagag AATGGAAAGTTAACAGTGTGTGGTGACATCCATGGGCAATTTTATGATCTTTTAAATATCTTCAGTCTTAATGGAAACCCTTCTGCTGAAAATCCCTAT CTATTCAATGGTGACTTTGTAGATAGAGGATCCTTTTCGTGTGAAGTCATTTTCACACTCTTTAGTTTTAAACTCCTGTATCCTGACCACTTTTTTATGTCTCGAG GTAATCATGAAAGTGTCTACATGAATCAAATGTATGGATTTGAAGGAGAAGTTAAAGCAAAATA CACCTCAGATATGGCTGATCTTTTTACAGAAGTCTATAACTGGTTACCACTCTGTCACCTTATCAATAAAAAAGTATTG GTTATGCATGGCGGATTGTTTAAGCGGGATGACGTGAAGTTAGAAGAACTACGCACAATCGACAGAAACAGGCAGCCCGGTGAAGAGG gTTTGATGTGTGAATTATTATGGTCAGATCCCCAACCACAG CCTGGTCGTTCACCAAGTAAACGTGGAAGTGGCATACATTTTGGTCCTGATGTCACCAAAGAATTCTGTAAAAGCAACGATCTTG AGTACATCATTCGAAGTCATGAAGTCAAACCAGAGGGCTTTGAAGTGATGCATGATGGAAAATGTATAACTGTTTTCTCGGCACCGAATTACTG CGATCAAATGGGCAACAAGGGGGCATTTATCACCATGGGATCTGACGTGAAACCCAACTTCACAAGCTATGATGCTGTG CCTCACCCAGATGTGGAACCCATGGCGTACGCAAACTCCTTCATGTCCATGTTTGGCTTCATGTAA